The Glycine soja cultivar W05 chromosome 6, ASM419377v2, whole genome shotgun sequence genome has a window encoding:
- the LOC114417285 gene encoding xyloglucan endotransglucosylase/hydrolase protein 9-like, protein MSRFFGFFFVGLTLLLVGVANAMANSSNKFDQLFQPSWAFDHFIHERDLLKLKLDKFSGAGFTSKSKYMFGKVTIQLKLVEGDSAGTVTAFYMSSDGPSHNEFDFEFLGNITGEPYSVQTNVYVNGVGNREQRLNLWFDPTKDFHSYSIFWNQRQVVFLVDETPIRVHTNMEHKGIPFPKDQPMGVYSSIWNADDWATQGGRVKTDWSHAPFIATYKNFEINACECPVSVAAMDNAKKCTSSEGKKYWWDEPNLAELNLHQSHQLMWVRARHIFYDYCTDTARFPVSPAECVHHRHN, encoded by the exons atgtcTAGGTTTTTTGGATTCTTCTTTGTGGGTCTTACGTTGTTGTTGGTCGGTGTGGCAAATGCTATGGCTAACTCTTCCAACAAATTTGATCAACTCTTCCAACCAAGTTGGGCTTTTGACCACTTTATTCATGAAAGGGATCTTCTCAAACTCAAACTTGACAAATTTTCCG GGGCTGGTTTTACTTCCAAGAGCAAGTATATGTTTGGGAAAGTTACCATCCAGCTTAAGCTCGTGGAAGGTGACTCTGCTGGAACAGTCACTGCTTTCTAT ATGTCATCGGACGGTCCAAGCCACAACGAGTTTGATTTTGAGTTTCTAGGCAACATCACAGGGGAACCTTACTCGGTCCAAACCAACGTGTATGTGAACGGTGTGGGCAACAGGGAGCAAAGGCTCAACCTTTGGTTCGACCCCACCAAGGATTTTCACTCATACTCTATCTTCTGGAATCAACGTCAAGTTGT ATTTTTGGTGGATGAGACACCAATAAGGGTGCACACAAACATGGAGCACAAGGGAATTCCATTTCCTAAGGATCAACCCATGGGTGTGTATAGTTCAATTTGGAATGCTGATGATTGGGCCACGCAGGGTGGTCGCGTAAAAACAGATTGGAGCCACGCACCCTTCATTGCCACATACAAGAACTTTGAGATCAATGCTTGTGAGTGTCCCGTGTCAGTGGCTGCAATGGATAATGCTAAGAAGTGCACTAGCAGTGAGGGCAAGAAGTATTGGTGGGATGAGCCTAATTTGGCTGAACTCAACTTGCACCAGAGCCACCAGCTTATGTGGGTTAGGGCAAGACACATTTTCTATGACTATTGCACTGACACTGCTAGGTTCCCGGTCTCGCCTGCTGAGTGTGTCCATCACCGTCACAACTga
- the LOC114417287 gene encoding traB domain-containing protein-like: MDAQPPESAAPAASTEDFVHVADLKMESLSESIVRIDEPSEADAAASSAPAESDRRPATLPPELSRNVRVLSCESSAEGGVCDVYLVGTAHVSEESSREVQAIVNFLKPQVVFLELCSSRVAVLTLQNLKVPTMGEMVTMLKKKHNMFEVLYGWFLAKIASKLEVFPGSEFRVAYEEAIKYGGRVILGDRPVQITLRRTWSKMPLWHKTKFLYSLLFQAVFLSNADDLNKMLNEMDDSDMLTLVIQEMSKEFPTLMETLVHERDQYMSSTLLKVASENSSVVAVVGKGHLQGIKKHWKQPVVMKDLMTVPSPKPVVSATRIVTSVGAAVAGVSIISGIYLSCKK; the protein is encoded by the exons ATGGACGCGCAACCGCCGGAATCCGCCGCGCCGGCAGCCTCGACCGAGGACTTCGTCCACGTCGCGGATCTGAAGATGGAGAGCCTCTCTGAGAGCATCGTTCGAATCGACGAGCCTTCCGAAGCCGACGCCGCCGCTTCCTCCGCTCCGGCGGAATCCGATCGCCGTCCGGCCACGCTCCCGCCGGAACTCTCAAGAAACGTGAGAGTCCTGTCGTGCGAGTCCTCCGCCGAAGGCGGCGTCTGCGACGTTTACTTGGTCGGCACCGCTCATGTCTCCGAG GAATCGAGCAGAGAAGTTCAAGCTATAGTGAATTTTCTGAAACCTCAG GTTGTCTTCTTGGAATTGTGTTCAAGTCGAGTGGCAGTGCTTACCCTTCAAAATCTTAAG GTACCCACTATGGGAGAAATGGTTACcatgttaaagaaaaaacataacatGTTTGAAGTACTTTATGGCTGGTTCCTTGCCAAG ATTGCTAGTAAGCTTGAGGTCTTTCCTGGCTCTGAGTTTCGTGTGGCCTATGAAGAAGCCATCAAGTATGGTGGCAGAGTGATACTTGGTGATCGTCCTGTACAG ATAACATTAAGGAGAACATGGAGTAAGATGCCCCTTTGGCATAAGACAAAATTTTTatactctttacttttccaagcAGTTTTTTTATCCAACGCTGATGATCTTAATAAGATG CTGAATGAAATGGATGACAGTGACATGCTAACACTTGTTATTCAAGAAATGAGTAAGGAGTTTCCAACTTTAATGGAGACTCTTGTGCATGAACGGGATCA ATACATGTCCTCCACATTATTAAAAGTGGCGAGTGAGAATAGCTcagttgttgctgttgttggaaaGGGCCATCTACAGGGAATAAAGAAGCATTGGAAGCAACCTGTGGTG ATGAAGGATCTAATGACAGTTCCATCTCCTAAACCAGTTGTCTCTGCAACAAGAATCGTTACATCTGTTGGTGCTGCCGTGGCCGGGGTGTCCATTATATCGGGCATCTATCTTTCATGCAAGAAATAA
- the LOC114417286 gene encoding uncharacterized protein LOC114417286 produces MQLFHKPSKGQSLINSILVSSSFCALYLIVSVLLLGPSKLVHVNRSSSQDVSTTPTTLDHLVFGIASSKISWFKRKDYVKLWWNNNNNNNNNKTMKGCVFLDSLSDEDNGRNENDTSLPPLCVSQDTSRFRFTHKGGLRSAIRVARVVGETVAMYNDSEVRWYVFGDDDTVFFPENVVKMLSKYDHELWYYIGAHSEVYEQNRVFGFGMAFGGAGFAISSSLAKVLAKVFDSCIERYPHLYGSDGRVYSCLAELGVGLTHEPGFHQVDLKGNTFGILAAHPLTPLLSLHHPDYTDPIFPNMTTKQALKHLFEAANVDSQRMLQQAICYDRWFSWTVSVSWGYAVQVFPNHMLLPDVLKVQETFKQWRKGNMLAKSYTFNTRELHPDPCKRSTVFFLDNVSSGKDGIISSYKKSFQNCSIDDDVSPKKLEVIKVVTNKLDLDIKQLRAPRRHCCDVLPSTARDQMEIAIRECKDEELVYMH; encoded by the exons atGCAGCTTTTTCACAAACCCAGCAAGGGTCAGTCTCTGATTAATTCCATATTGGTCTCTTCATCGTTCTGTGCCCTTTATCTCATTGTGTCAGTGCTTCTTTTGGGGCCTTCAAAGCTAGTTCATGTGAATAGGTCATCATCACAAGATGTGTCCACAACACCAACCACCCTTGATCACCTTGTGTTTGGAATTGCTTCAAGCAAGATTTCTTGGTTCAAGAGGAAGGACTACGTGAAGCTGTGgtggaacaacaacaacaacaacaacaacaacaaaacaatgaAAGGGTGTGTGTTTTTGGATAGTCTCTCGGATGAAGACAATGGTAGGAATGAGAATGACACTTCTCTTCCTCCTCTCTGTGTCTCTCAGGACACTTCAAGGTTTCGTTTCACTCACAAGGGTGGTCTGCGATCGGCGATTCGCGTGGCGCGTGTTGTTGGGGAGACAGTGGCAATGTACAATGATTCGGAGGTGAGGTGGTATGTTTTTGGAGATGATGACACGGTTTTCTTCCCGGAGAATGTGGTGAAGATGCTTTCCAAGTATGATCATGAGCTTTGGTACTACATTGGTGCACACTCTGAGGTTTATGAGCAGAATAGGGTGTTTGGTTTTGGAATGGCTTTTGGAGGTGCAGGTTTTGCTATCAGCTCCTCTCTGGCTAAGGTCTTGGCCAAGGTTTTTGATTCTTGTATTGAAAGGTACCCTCATCTCTATGGAAGTGATGGCAGGGTGTACTCTTGCTTGGCAGAACTTGGGGTAGGATTAACACATGAACCCGGTTTTCACCAG GTAGATTTAAAGGGAAACACCTTTGGCATATTGGCGGCACATCCTTTAACTCCTCTGTTGTCCCTGCATCATCCTGATTACACTGATCCAATCTTTCCAAACATGACAACTAAACAAGCTCTGAAGCATTTGTTTGAAGCTGCAAATGTGGATTCCCAGAGGATGCTGCAACAAGCAATATGCTATGACAGATGGTTTTCATGGACAGTTTCAGTGTCATGGGGCTATGCTGTTCAGGTTTTCCCAAACCATATGCTTTTGCCGGATGTTCTGAAGGTGCAAGAGACATTCAAGCAGTGGAGGAAGGGAAACATGTTGGCAAAATCATACACTTTCAACACAAGAGAACTTCACCCTGACCCTTGTAAAAGATCCACTGTTTTCTTTCTAGACAATGTGTCTTCTGGCAAGGATGGCATCATAAGCAGTTACAAGAAATCCTTTCAGAATTGCTCGATCGATGATGACGTATCGCCGAAGAAACTGGAAGTGATCAAAGTGGTCACAAATAAGCTAGACCTTGACATCAAACAG TTGCGTGCTCCAAGAAGGCACTGTTGTGATGTGTTGCCCTCTACTGCACGGGACCAAATGGAAATTGCAATCAGAGAATGCAAAGATGAAGAATTGGTTTACATGCACTGA